The segment CTGCCCGTATCATCGACGCCAATAAGTGCACAATCCTCATATAGACAAGGCGATGGGAGCTTATATTGGGTGAGTCGCCCTGATGCTACCGACCTTGGTCGCAGAGACATTTTGTGGAGTCAAAGTTGTCAATATTTGTTTGATCGCCCCGTCATTCAGACCTATAGTGAGTCCGGAAAGCACGACTGCCATCACTTGTTAGCCATCACCACTATCTATCACCACACCCCAGAACACGACGGACGCCATATGACCGCTATCACTTCGACTGATCACGCCAGCTACGCCGAACTCTCCTCCCTGACGCGTGAACGCCTGATGCGTGCATCCACCGCATCACTGCACACCCTGCTGTTCAAGCGCGGGCTGCGTAATACGTTCATTCAGAATGTCGTGCAGATGAACAGCAAGGAAACGCACATGGTTGGCCAGGCGTTCACGCTGCGCTACATTCCGGCGCGTGAAGACATTGATACCGTCGCCGCCTTCCGTGACCCGAAACATCCGCAGCGTCTCGCGGTTGAAACCGTACCTGCTGGCCATGTCATGGTGTCCGATTGCCGTCAGGATGCGTCTGCCGCCAGTGCAGGCAGCATTCTATTGACGCGTCTTGAGTATCGTCAGTGTGCAGGCTTTGTGTCGGATGCCGGCATCCGTGACTCCAGCGCTGCCGCGGCAATGAACCTACCAATCTTCTGCGCCAAGCCCAGCGCCCCGACCAACCTGACCAAGCATCATGCCGTCGAACTGCAAGTGCCCATCGGCTGCGGTGGCGTACCGGTCTTCCCGGGCGATGTGCTGGTAGGCGATGCCGATGGCGTCATGGTGGTACCGCTGGAACTGGCTGACGCGATAGCCGAAGA is part of the Cobetia sp. L2A1 genome and harbors:
- a CDS encoding ribonuclease activity regulator RraA, with amino-acid sequence MTAITSTDHASYAELSSLTRERLMRASTASLHTLLFKRGLRNTFIQNVVQMNSKETHMVGQAFTLRYIPAREDIDTVAAFRDPKHPQRLAVETVPAGHVMVSDCRQDASAASAGSILLTRLEYRQCAGFVSDAGIRDSSAAAAMNLPIFCAKPSAPTNLTKHHAVELQVPIGCGGVPVFPGDVLVGDADGVMVVPLELADAIAEEASQMEDFEDYVLEKVRTGTPVIGLYPPTDEARAEFERHMAAKHR